A single region of the Halorubrum depositum genome encodes:
- a CDS encoding pirin family protein, whose amino-acid sequence MKTNATTDGGDGVVSGEPVRHGTGVNSNRAFPTESHPTNLDPFVLFERFYIEPDTGFPMHPHKGFEIVSYMIEGGMDHADSLGVEHTAREDEAMRITTGEGIRHSEFPADGEACNGLQLWVNLPQDEKEVDPDYVDASAAELPTRETDGATVTTVVGEGSPIDLHTPMEYLDVRVDDAWTWTVPDGWAGFLYGVAGSGSVEGDAFGEGDVFTTRAGGEFAVATDGDLRLVAVAGRPHGEPIRQQGPFVL is encoded by the coding sequence ATGAAGACTAACGCGACGACCGACGGCGGCGACGGAGTCGTCTCGGGCGAGCCGGTTCGCCACGGGACGGGCGTGAACTCGAACCGCGCGTTCCCGACCGAGAGTCACCCGACGAACCTCGACCCGTTCGTGCTGTTCGAGCGGTTCTACATCGAGCCGGACACGGGATTCCCGATGCACCCGCACAAGGGGTTCGAGATCGTCTCGTACATGATCGAGGGCGGCATGGACCACGCCGACTCGCTCGGCGTCGAACACACCGCCCGCGAGGACGAGGCGATGCGGATCACGACCGGGGAAGGCATCCGTCACTCCGAGTTCCCCGCCGACGGCGAGGCCTGCAACGGGCTCCAGCTGTGGGTGAACCTCCCGCAGGACGAGAAGGAGGTCGACCCCGACTACGTCGACGCGAGCGCGGCTGAGCTCCCGACGCGGGAGACGGACGGCGCGACCGTCACGACCGTCGTCGGAGAGGGGTCGCCGATCGACCTCCACACCCCGATGGAGTACCTCGACGTCCGCGTCGACGACGCGTGGACGTGGACGGTGCCGGACGGGTGGGCGGGCTTCCTCTACGGCGTCGCGGGGAGCGGGTCCGTCGAGGGCGACGCGTTCGGGGAGGGAGACGTCTTCACGACCCGCGCCGGCGGCGAATTCGCGGTCGCGACCGACGGCGACCTCCGGCTCGTCGCGGTCGCGGGCCGGCCGCACGGCGAGCCGATCCGGCAGCAGGGGCCGTTCGTTTTATAA
- a CDS encoding winged helix-turn-helix domain-containing protein translates to MSQFDRSTGPDASGDREVDGDESATGGEPEADRGGPATPRTESRVLPAEVFATLGNDTRVAVLRALLELGADEAPVSFTDLFDRVDVDDSANFSYHLRQLTGHFIRRSDEGYEFRSPGRKVVSAIFTGSLTERAQLGFFPADGACYDCGGDLHGWYVDDELTVGCADCGTVQVSYPFPSGGLDDRTTDELLQAFHHYVRHHYCLAADGVCPECTGSIDTTLVRDPDDEDLDVAVEHVCRRCSYRLRSTIGVTLLDHAETLVFHSDRGVDLNTAPFWQFDWCVSDRLTTVVSEDPLRVRLTLPCAGDELRVLLDETCAVIETTLVE, encoded by the coding sequence GTGAGTCAGTTCGATCGGAGCACCGGACCGGACGCGAGCGGCGACCGGGAGGTCGACGGCGACGAGTCGGCCACGGGCGGGGAGCCCGAGGCCGACCGCGGCGGGCCGGCGACCCCCCGCACCGAGTCGCGCGTCCTCCCCGCGGAGGTGTTCGCGACGCTCGGCAACGACACCCGCGTCGCCGTCCTCCGGGCCCTCCTGGAGCTCGGCGCCGACGAGGCGCCGGTGAGCTTCACCGACCTGTTCGACCGCGTCGACGTCGACGACAGCGCGAACTTCAGCTACCACCTCCGGCAGCTCACCGGCCACTTCATCCGGCGGAGCGACGAGGGGTACGAGTTCCGCTCGCCCGGTCGGAAGGTCGTCAGCGCCATCTTCACCGGGAGCCTCACCGAGCGCGCGCAGCTCGGCTTCTTCCCCGCGGACGGCGCCTGCTACGACTGCGGCGGCGACCTCCACGGCTGGTACGTCGACGACGAGCTCACCGTGGGCTGCGCCGACTGCGGGACCGTCCAGGTGAGCTACCCGTTCCCCTCGGGCGGGCTCGACGACCGGACCACAGACGAGCTGTTACAGGCGTTCCACCACTACGTCCGCCACCACTACTGCCTGGCCGCCGACGGCGTCTGCCCCGAGTGCACCGGCTCGATCGACACCACGCTCGTGCGTGACCCCGACGACGAGGACCTCGACGTCGCCGTCGAACACGTCTGCCGGCGGTGCAGCTACCGGCTGCGGTCGACGATCGGCGTCACGCTCCTCGACCACGCCGAGACGCTCGTCTTCCACTCCGACCGCGGCGTCGACCTGAACACCGCGCCGTTCTGGCAGTTCGACTGGTGCGTGAGCGACCGGCTGACGACGGTCGTCTCCGAGGACCCGCTCCGGGTGCGGCTGACGCTCCCCTGCGCGGGCGACGAGCTCCGCGTCCTGCTCGACGAGACCTGCGCCGTGATCGAGACGACGCTCGTCGAGTAA
- a CDS encoding HVO_2922 family protein codes for MPEETIHESKGSRSRQALATYFRRIAKALGRGEPIPVDDAGTVTVDPAAESEVEIELEREDGTVHFEVEVEFDEEEGEVDVDAAASRGTFELYADNAGQWRWRLVHDNGNIIADGGEGYADKRDARSGIESVQRNAPGAHVIDASRGEEPPEEGGSDAVFELFRDKADEHRWRLRHENGNVIADGGQGYASKQKAKQGLNSVKSNAPGAPVEELDGDEPAEDDEE; via the coding sequence ATGCCCGAAGAGACGATCCACGAGTCGAAGGGGTCGCGGAGTCGACAGGCGCTGGCCACCTACTTCCGCCGCATCGCGAAGGCGCTCGGCCGCGGCGAGCCGATCCCGGTCGACGACGCCGGGACGGTGACCGTCGACCCCGCCGCCGAGTCGGAGGTCGAGATCGAGCTCGAACGCGAGGACGGCACCGTCCACTTCGAGGTGGAGGTCGAGTTCGACGAGGAGGAGGGCGAGGTCGACGTCGACGCCGCCGCGAGCAGGGGGACGTTCGAGCTGTACGCCGACAACGCCGGCCAGTGGCGCTGGCGGCTCGTCCACGACAACGGGAACATCATCGCCGACGGCGGCGAGGGGTACGCGGACAAGCGCGACGCGAGGTCGGGGATCGAGAGCGTGCAGCGGAACGCGCCGGGCGCCCACGTGATCGACGCGAGCCGCGGCGAGGAGCCGCCCGAGGAGGGCGGAAGCGACGCGGTCTTCGAGCTGTTCCGGGACAAGGCCGACGAGCACCGCTGGCGGCTCCGCCACGAGAACGGCAACGTCATCGCCGACGGCGGTCAGGGGTACGCCTCGAAGCAGAAGGCGAAACAGGGACTCAACAGCGTGAAGTCGAACGCGCCGGGCGCGCCCGTCGAGGAGCTCGACGGCGACGAGCCGGCCGAGGACGACGAGGAGTAG
- a CDS encoding SLC13 family permease has product MITVVHGLVPPPSTLLGQLPVALPVPLDVFVVLAVVAVALALFVLQPVSIDTTAIALMVALILLGPWTGVSPEEGVSGFSNPATLTVLSMFVLSEGVRQTGVIQILTRKMESFAGDSEFRQLLATVGLSGPFAGFVNNTPIVAVLIPAVINLAKKTGTSPSKLLIPLSFASMMGGTLTVIGTSTNLLASDIWTQIGPTGEPFSLFEFTQLGVVVLAVGSVYLLTVGRYLTPARITAEGSPTDQFGMSDYLTDVVVDEESDLVGSQVRALRRRDLDLDVFQIVRNGRTIVRGLPSERIRAGDVLSVRADQETLEQVIEDEHLALLPELRDAAVDEGTSLPEEVVSARHAWNRSPASDAAPAADETEGKDDEAGDEADDDETETSLTEVVLLPGPWSNRRDGVVGFEREFDATVLAIRRGNEVIRQRLRDVDPQAGDVLLVQTSADVLDRIRTDANVVVSSDERWEEFDRRQIPIALGIVAGVVGLAALEYLPIMVSALAGVVAMLFSGILRPEDAYDAVDWDVIFLLAGVIPLGIAFEASGTADLIATGIVAGSAVLPPIAMLATFYLGTAIVTEMVSNNASIVLMLPIAVEVAGQLGANAFAFALAVTFAASTPLLSPVGYQTNLMVYGPGGYKFTDFARVGAPLQLILTVVTTAGIAFFWGL; this is encoded by the coding sequence GTGATTACGGTAGTACACGGTCTCGTACCGCCGCCGTCGACGCTCCTCGGACAGCTCCCCGTAGCGCTGCCGGTCCCGCTCGACGTGTTCGTCGTGCTCGCCGTGGTCGCCGTCGCGCTCGCCCTGTTCGTCCTCCAGCCGGTCTCGATCGACACGACCGCCATCGCGCTGATGGTCGCGCTCATCCTCCTCGGCCCGTGGACGGGCGTCTCCCCGGAGGAGGGCGTGTCGGGCTTTTCGAACCCCGCGACGCTCACCGTGCTGTCGATGTTCGTCCTCAGCGAGGGCGTCCGACAGACCGGCGTCATCCAGATCCTCACCCGGAAGATGGAGTCGTTCGCGGGCGACAGCGAGTTCCGACAGCTCCTCGCGACGGTCGGGCTCTCCGGACCCTTCGCGGGCTTCGTCAACAACACGCCCATCGTCGCGGTGCTCATCCCGGCCGTCATCAACCTCGCCAAGAAGACGGGGACCTCGCCGTCGAAGCTGCTGATTCCGCTCTCCTTCGCCTCGATGATGGGCGGGACGCTCACCGTCATCGGGACGTCGACGAACCTGCTCGCGAGCGACATCTGGACACAGATCGGACCGACGGGCGAGCCGTTCTCGCTGTTCGAGTTCACGCAGCTGGGCGTCGTCGTCCTGGCCGTCGGCAGCGTCTACCTGCTGACCGTCGGGCGATACCTCACCCCCGCTCGGATCACCGCCGAGGGATCCCCCACGGACCAGTTTGGGATGTCCGACTACCTGACCGACGTCGTCGTGGACGAGGAGTCCGACCTCGTCGGGTCGCAGGTGCGGGCGCTGCGACGCCGCGACCTCGACCTGGACGTGTTCCAGATCGTGCGCAACGGCCGCACCATCGTCCGCGGCCTCCCGAGCGAGCGGATCCGCGCCGGCGACGTCCTCTCGGTGCGAGCGGACCAGGAGACGCTCGAACAGGTCATCGAGGACGAACACCTCGCCCTCCTGCCGGAACTCCGCGACGCCGCGGTCGACGAGGGCACATCCCTGCCCGAGGAGGTCGTGTCGGCGCGCCACGCGTGGAACCGGTCGCCGGCGTCCGACGCCGCCCCCGCGGCCGATGAGACCGAAGGGAAAGACGACGAAGCGGGCGACGAGGCGGACGACGACGAGACGGAGACCTCGCTCACGGAGGTCGTGTTGCTTCCCGGGCCATGGTCGAATCGGCGAGACGGCGTCGTCGGCTTCGAGCGCGAGTTCGACGCGACGGTCCTCGCGATCCGCCGGGGAAACGAGGTGATCCGCCAGCGCCTCCGCGACGTCGACCCGCAGGCCGGAGACGTGTTGCTCGTGCAGACGAGCGCGGACGTCCTGGACCGGATTCGAACCGACGCCAACGTCGTCGTCTCCAGCGACGAGCGCTGGGAGGAGTTCGACCGGCGGCAGATCCCCATCGCGCTGGGCATCGTCGCCGGCGTCGTCGGACTGGCCGCCCTCGAGTACCTCCCCATCATGGTCAGCGCGCTCGCCGGCGTCGTCGCGATGCTCTTCTCGGGAATCCTCCGTCCCGAGGACGCGTACGACGCCGTCGACTGGGACGTCATCTTCCTGCTGGCGGGGGTCATCCCCCTCGGCATCGCCTTCGAGGCGTCCGGGACGGCGGACCTGATCGCGACGGGGATCGTCGCCGGGAGCGCCGTCCTGCCGCCTATCGCGATGCTCGCGACGTTCTACCTCGGCACCGCGATCGTCACGGAGATGGTGAGCAACAACGCGAGCATCGTGCTGATGCTCCCGATCGCCGTCGAGGTCGCGGGGCAGCTCGGCGCCAACGCCTTCGCGTTCGCCCTCGCCGTGACGTTCGCCGCCAGCACGCCGCTGCTCAGCCCGGTCGGCTACCAGACGAACCTCATGGTGTACGGCCCCGGCGGGTACAAGTTCACGGACTTCGCGCGCGTCGGCGCTCCGCTCCAGCTCATCCTCACCGTCGTCACGACGGCCGGCATCGCGTTCTTCTGGGGACTGTAG
- a CDS encoding AAA family ATPase, translated as MDGPLWIDAHAPALDEIRQEEARERLERAVDEPMNLVVQGPPGVGKTAATRALTRAAHENPEGDLIEINVADFFGRTKKEIRTDPRFEGFLQGRSRMAKRDMINRVLKESASYAPMSGEYKTILLDNAESIREDFQQALRRVMEKHHRTTQFVIATRQPSKLIAPIRSRCFPVRMRAPTTDETIDVLETICDREGVEYDADGLEFVASAAGGDLREAILSAQATAVEGGEVTMSTAYETLGEVGDDDAIRGALGDARAGDLKDARSTLDDLLDDGGYDGGELLREVLRVARAGSEYGGDDLARLHVLAGEADLDLTDGLDDRTHLTHLLAAWAAGRTELRPDLRDPVEA; from the coding sequence ATGGACGGACCGCTGTGGATCGACGCGCACGCTCCCGCGCTCGACGAGATCCGACAGGAGGAGGCCCGCGAGCGGCTGGAGCGCGCGGTCGACGAGCCGATGAACCTCGTCGTACAGGGGCCGCCGGGGGTCGGGAAGACGGCGGCGACGCGGGCGCTGACCCGGGCCGCCCACGAGAATCCCGAGGGCGACCTGATCGAGATCAACGTCGCCGACTTCTTCGGCCGGACGAAAAAGGAGATCCGGACCGACCCCCGCTTCGAGGGGTTCCTGCAGGGGCGGAGCCGGATGGCGAAACGCGACATGATAAATCGAGTTCTGAAGGAGTCGGCGTCGTACGCGCCGATGTCCGGCGAATACAAGACGATCTTGCTCGACAACGCCGAGTCGATCCGCGAGGACTTCCAGCAGGCGCTCCGGCGCGTGATGGAGAAGCACCACCGGACCACGCAGTTCGTGATCGCCACCCGCCAGCCGTCGAAGCTCATCGCGCCGATCCGGTCGCGCTGCTTCCCGGTGCGGATGCGCGCGCCGACCACCGACGAGACGATCGACGTCCTCGAGACGATCTGCGACCGTGAGGGGGTCGAGTACGACGCCGACGGGCTGGAGTTCGTCGCCAGCGCGGCCGGCGGCGACCTCCGCGAGGCGATCCTCTCCGCGCAGGCGACCGCGGTCGAGGGAGGCGAGGTCACGATGTCGACCGCCTACGAGACGCTCGGCGAGGTCGGCGACGACGACGCGATCCGCGGGGCGCTCGGCGACGCCCGCGCCGGCGACCTGAAGGACGCGCGGTCGACCCTCGACGATCTCCTCGACGACGGGGGGTACGACGGCGGGGAGCTCCTCCGGGAGGTCCTGCGGGTCGCCCGCGCCGGCTCCGAGTACGGCGGCGACGACCTCGCGCGGCTCCACGTGCTCGCCGGCGAGGCCGACCTCGACCTCACCGACGGCCTCGACGACCGGACCCACCTCACGCACCTACTCGCGGCGTGGGCGGCCGGCCGCACCGAGCTCCGACCCGACCTCCGCGACCCGGTGGAGGCGTGA
- the sod gene encoding superoxide dismutase, whose product MSYELDPLPYDYDALEPHISEQVLEWHHDTHHQGYVNGWNSAEETLEANREEHDFSSSAGAIRNVTHNSSGHILHDLFWQNMSPEGGDEPSGALADRIEEDFGSYEAWKGEFEAAASGASGWALLVYDTFSNQLRNVVVDKHDQGAIWGGHPILALDVWEHSYYHDYGPARGEFVDNFFEVVDWNEPAARYEQAVELFE is encoded by the coding sequence ATGAGCTACGAACTCGATCCGTTACCGTACGATTACGACGCGCTGGAACCGCACATCTCCGAGCAGGTGCTCGAATGGCATCACGACACCCATCATCAGGGGTACGTGAACGGCTGGAACTCGGCCGAGGAGACCCTCGAGGCCAACCGCGAGGAGCACGACTTCTCCTCGTCGGCCGGTGCGATCCGGAACGTGACCCACAACTCGTCGGGCCACATCCTCCACGACCTGTTCTGGCAGAACATGTCCCCCGAGGGCGGCGACGAGCCCTCGGGCGCTCTGGCAGACCGCATCGAAGAGGACTTCGGCTCCTACGAGGCCTGGAAGGGCGAGTTCGAGGCCGCCGCCTCCGGCGCCTCCGGCTGGGCGCTCTTGGTGTACGACACGTTCTCGAACCAGCTCCGCAACGTCGTGGTCGACAAGCACGACCAGGGCGCCATCTGGGGCGGTCACCCCATCCTCGCGCTCGACGTCTGGGAACACTCCTACTACCACGACTACGGTCCGGCTCGCGGCGAGTTCGTCGACAACTTCTTCGAGGTCGTCGACTGGAACGAGCCCGCCGCCCGCTACGAGCAGGCCGTCGAGCTCTTCGAGTAA
- a CDS encoding ABC transporter substrate-binding protein, giving the protein MSRDNSASSEDRLTRRHYVAGAGALATVGIAGCSGDGSDGSDGSDGSDGSDGSDGGDSAELEIVHWWTAGGEQDAYQALLDGFREEHPDVEIVDNPAPGGAGSAIDTVIQNRVIDGNPPSTFQIWPGQALTPYTNEGLLEDIGDSVWDDEMRDAYLDGVRDLAQPEGNLVSVPINIHRLNNLFYNVSVLEDAGVDATDIDDPQGLLAAMETVAAETDATPMAHQTQAPWSSLQLWESVFIGQQGVDDYQTLIGGDVESLEDEVRTSLETLASYAEYYPEDAGSISWDQGNNGVIEGDAAFLHQGDWAAGQYGSAEDFEFEDDWDMVPFPGTSGVYQSVIDSFVFPTNNPSPEATEQFLNYAGTVDAQERFNPIKGSIPPRTDVPMDEFGDFLTRQFEDFQNSNTQPPAIAHGTAVAPAIQSSLSEVFANFNGSLDVGAAYEGIRDAF; this is encoded by the coding sequence ATGTCACGTGACAACAGCGCAAGTTCGGAGGACCGACTCACCCGCCGCCACTACGTGGCCGGCGCCGGGGCCCTCGCGACCGTGGGGATCGCCGGCTGTTCCGGCGACGGCTCTGACGGCAGTGACGGCTCTGACGGCAGTGACGGCTCTGACGGGTCCGACGGCGGCGACTCCGCCGAACTGGAGATCGTCCACTGGTGGACCGCCGGCGGCGAACAGGACGCGTATCAGGCCCTCCTCGACGGCTTCCGAGAGGAACATCCGGACGTCGAGATCGTCGACAACCCGGCGCCCGGCGGCGCCGGCTCCGCGATCGACACGGTGATCCAGAACCGCGTGATCGACGGAAACCCGCCGAGCACGTTCCAGATCTGGCCCGGACAGGCGCTCACGCCGTACACGAACGAGGGACTGCTCGAGGACATCGGCGACTCCGTCTGGGACGACGAGATGCGCGACGCCTACCTCGACGGCGTCCGCGACCTCGCCCAGCCCGAAGGGAACCTCGTCTCCGTTCCGATCAACATCCACCGACTGAACAACCTGTTTTATAACGTCTCCGTCCTCGAGGACGCCGGCGTAGACGCGACCGACATCGACGACCCGCAGGGGCTCCTCGCTGCGATGGAGACCGTCGCGGCCGAGACCGACGCCACCCCGATGGCCCACCAGACGCAGGCCCCGTGGTCGTCGCTCCAGCTGTGGGAGAGCGTCTTCATCGGCCAGCAGGGCGTCGACGACTACCAGACTCTCATCGGCGGCGACGTCGAGTCGCTCGAGGACGAGGTGCGCACCTCGCTCGAGACGCTCGCGTCGTACGCTGAGTACTATCCCGAGGACGCCGGATCCATCTCGTGGGACCAGGGGAACAACGGAGTGATCGAGGGCGACGCCGCGTTCCTCCACCAGGGCGACTGGGCGGCCGGCCAGTACGGCTCCGCCGAGGACTTCGAGTTCGAGGACGACTGGGACATGGTGCCGTTCCCGGGCACCTCGGGCGTCTACCAGTCGGTCATCGACTCGTTCGTCTTCCCGACGAACAACCCGTCTCCGGAGGCGACCGAGCAGTTCCTCAACTACGCCGGTACCGTCGACGCACAGGAGCGGTTCAATCCCATCAAGGGTTCGATCCCGCCCCGGACTGACGTGCCGATGGACGAGTTCGGCGACTTCCTCACCCGACAGTTCGAGGACTTCCAGAACTCGAACACGCAGCCGCCGGCCATCGCGCACGGGACGGCCGTCGCGCCGGCCATCCAGTCCTCGCTCTCCGAAGTCTTCGCCAACTTCAACGGTAGCCTCGACGTCGGCGCGGCGTACGAGGGCATCCGCGACGCGTTCTGA
- a CDS encoding carbohydrate ABC transporter permease, which produces MSSRIFAALTRATGGSDSADSDVTTTSEAGSAPARTDGGAAVDGTEDAGASSPSLRSRFRRNRFLESLPFWGPPGLLVLFFVYGAIGWNFVISLTGWEGLGSPDYSSLSTEMYTRLLTDASFHAAFRNTLVLLLAFTVLSLIVGLLVAILVDQKIRLENTFRTIYLLPMSLSFVVTAIFWSWMYNPRIGLVNEVLRGVGLDSLTQAWLSDPQFKLAAIIFALMWQFSGYCMVVYLAGLRAIPDAQYEAARIDGASTLRLYWRVIIPQLRASTMSATVVLVVFALKAFDFLFVLFGVNPGQSADILSVMMYRVAFDRIQWAYGSAVAMVLFAMALGVIGPYLFVQYRRGEL; this is translated from the coding sequence ATGTCCTCACGAATTTTTGCGGCACTGACGCGCGCCACCGGCGGATCTGACTCCGCCGACAGCGACGTGACCACCACGAGCGAGGCCGGCTCCGCTCCCGCCCGAACCGACGGCGGCGCGGCCGTTGACGGGACGGAAGACGCGGGCGCGTCTTCCCCGTCGCTCCGCTCCCGGTTCCGCCGCAATCGGTTCCTCGAATCGCTCCCGTTTTGGGGGCCGCCGGGACTGCTCGTGCTGTTTTTCGTCTACGGTGCGATCGGCTGGAACTTCGTCATCTCGCTGACCGGCTGGGAGGGGCTCGGCTCGCCGGACTACTCGTCGCTGTCGACGGAGATGTACACGCGGCTGCTCACGGACGCGTCGTTCCACGCCGCGTTCCGCAACACGCTGGTGTTGCTGCTCGCGTTCACCGTCCTCTCTCTGATCGTGGGGCTACTCGTCGCGATACTCGTTGACCAGAAGATCCGACTCGAGAACACGTTCCGGACGATCTACCTGCTGCCGATGAGCCTCTCGTTCGTCGTCACGGCCATCTTCTGGTCGTGGATGTACAACCCGCGGATCGGCCTCGTTAACGAGGTCCTCCGTGGGGTCGGACTCGACTCGCTCACGCAGGCGTGGCTCTCCGATCCACAGTTCAAACTGGCGGCGATCATCTTCGCGCTGATGTGGCAGTTCTCCGGCTACTGCATGGTCGTGTACCTCGCCGGTCTGCGAGCGATCCCGGACGCCCAGTACGAGGCGGCGCGTATCGATGGCGCGTCGACGCTCCGGCTCTACTGGCGCGTGATCATCCCGCAGCTGCGGGCCTCGACGATGTCGGCGACGGTCGTCCTCGTCGTGTTCGCGCTGAAGGCGTTCGACTTCCTGTTCGTGCTGTTCGGCGTCAACCCCGGGCAGTCGGCCGACATCCTCTCGGTGATGATGTACCGCGTCGCCTTCGACCGCATCCAGTGGGCGTACGGCTCCGCCGTCGCGATGGTGCTTTTCGCCATGGCGCTCGGCGTGATCGGGCCGTACCTGTTCGTCCAGTACCGGCGGGGTGAGCTATGA
- a CDS encoding protein sorting system archaetidylserine decarboxylase, translated as MARSPPLARVLPFPVVDEAWRLALVPALVGAAALPLLPPVGAALVALALGVLWFHRDPDRTPPDAEGVVVAPADGTVSVVREEGTRLRVGVFMNVTDVHVNRAPIAGEVREVRHRPGANRPAFSKESDRNEQVAIDFGEYELLVIAGWFARRIHPSVEPGDAVDRGERVGHVSFGSRADVIFPADVDEDDLLVREGDAVRAGETIIAERD; from the coding sequence ATGGCGCGGAGCCCGCCGCTCGCGCGCGTCCTCCCGTTCCCGGTCGTCGACGAGGCGTGGCGGCTGGCGCTGGTCCCCGCCCTCGTCGGGGCCGCGGCGCTCCCCCTCCTCCCCCCGGTCGGCGCCGCCCTCGTCGCGCTCGCGCTCGGGGTCCTCTGGTTCCACCGCGACCCCGACCGAACCCCGCCGGACGCGGAGGGCGTCGTCGTCGCCCCCGCAGACGGCACCGTCTCGGTCGTGCGCGAGGAGGGGACTCGCCTGCGGGTGGGCGTGTTCATGAACGTCACCGACGTCCACGTGAACCGCGCGCCGATCGCCGGCGAGGTCCGCGAGGTGCGGCACCGCCCCGGCGCGAACCGGCCCGCGTTCAGCAAGGAGTCCGACCGCAACGAGCAGGTCGCGATCGACTTCGGCGAGTACGAGCTGCTGGTCATCGCCGGCTGGTTCGCCCGCCGGATCCACCCGTCCGTGGAGCCGGGCGACGCCGTCGACCGCGGCGAGCGCGTCGGCCACGTCTCGTTCGGCTCCCGCGCCGACGTAATCTTCCCCGCCGACGTCGACGAGGACGACCTCCTCGTGCGCGAGGGCGACGCGGTCCGCGCGGGCGAGACGATCATCGCGGAGCGGGACTGA